In one window of Candidatus Scalindua sp. DNA:
- a CDS encoding ABC transporter permease, producing the protein MRLLFFYGLRNLLTRRFTTVLTTLGMALVVFVFASIIMLAEGLKKTLVETGSSDNVVVLRKSSETEVKSRIDRYQASIVETLPEIAFGREGQRLIAKELLVLITLRKKNSDSIANVVIRGIGKDSSLLRPQVKLMTGRIPRPGTSEIMVGRSVATRFQNAGFQGMLFFATRQWQIVGIFDAGDTGFSSEIWGDVDQLMQSFRRTEYSSVIFRLSDSSLFKEVKKRIALDPRLTFDVMREKTYYKKQSETMATFLRILGISLTLIFSIGAVVGAMITMYAAVANRTAEIGTLRALGFRRWNILFAFLLESLILGFFGGCAGLLFASLLQFITVSTMNFQTFSELAFSFALTPGIIIKSMSFSLFMGFAGGILPAVRASRMKIVDSLLAV; encoded by the coding sequence ATGAGATTACTCTTTTTCTATGGCCTTCGTAATCTTTTAACAAGGCGGTTTACCACGGTACTCACGACACTGGGCATGGCCCTTGTTGTCTTCGTCTTTGCCTCCATAATCATGCTTGCTGAAGGGCTCAAAAAGACACTCGTTGAAACCGGGTCGAGTGATAATGTCGTCGTCCTCAGGAAGTCTTCCGAGACAGAGGTGAAGAGCAGGATTGATAGATACCAGGCGTCCATTGTAGAAACCTTACCGGAAATTGCCTTTGGCAGGGAAGGGCAGCGGCTCATTGCCAAAGAACTCCTGGTACTTATTACCCTGAGAAAAAAAAACAGCGACAGTATTGCGAATGTCGTTATCCGCGGAATTGGGAAAGACTCCTCTCTTTTACGGCCTCAGGTAAAGCTCATGACGGGAAGAATACCCAGGCCCGGCACATCAGAAATCATGGTTGGCCGGAGTGTGGCAACGCGTTTCCAGAATGCAGGTTTCCAGGGGATGCTGTTTTTTGCCACGCGACAATGGCAAATCGTTGGTATCTTTGATGCGGGAGATACGGGATTTAGTTCAGAAATCTGGGGAGATGTGGATCAGCTCATGCAGTCATTTCGACGGACAGAATACTCTTCTGTCATTTTCCGGTTGAGTGACTCCTCTTTGTTTAAGGAGGTGAAAAAACGTATTGCACTGGATCCACGGTTGACCTTTGATGTAATGCGGGAGAAAACGTATTACAAAAAGCAGTCAGAGACAATGGCCACTTTTTTACGTATCCTGGGTATATCATTGACGCTCATTTTTTCTATTGGTGCCGTGGTAGGGGCGATGATTACCATGTATGCGGCGGTTGCAAACCGTACAGCGGAAATTGGTACTCTGCGTGCTCTTGGTTTCCGGCGTTGGAATATTCTCTTTGCTTTTCTTCTTGAGTCTCTCATCCTTGGTTTTTTTGGGGGATGTGCAGGTCTCCTGTTTGCTTCCCTCCTTCAGTTCATTACCGTTTCGACGATGAACTTTCAGACATTTTCTGAACTTGCTTTTAGTTTTGCACTTACACCGGGAATCATTATCAAGTCTATGTCGTTTTCTCTTTTTATGGGCTTTGCAGGAGGAATACTCCCTGCTGTAAGGGCCTCACGCATGAAGATTGTGGATTCTCTCCTGGCGGTTTGA
- a CDS encoding TIGR00282 family metallophosphoesterase: MYLNILAIGDTVGKPGRKILEQKLKNFITQQKIDFCMVNAENSASGSGITIDIANKLFSCGIDVITMGDHVWKRKEIYEWMKSEQRIIRPANYSPLAHGRGYVALTIAGGLIIGVINLLGRVFMKPIDCPFRAADKALEALSKITKIIIVDMHAEATSEKVAMGWYLDGRVSAVVGTHTHVQTADERVFPGGTGYITDLGMTGPHESVIGRRVDNVLQSIVTQVPVRYDIADKGVRIEGALLTIDSASGRTEKIKRVKICEDPQ; this comes from the coding sequence ATGTACTTAAATATTTTAGCTATTGGTGATACCGTAGGAAAACCCGGGAGAAAGATTCTTGAGCAGAAGCTGAAAAATTTCATTACTCAACAAAAAATAGATTTCTGCATGGTAAATGCGGAAAACTCCGCAAGCGGTTCAGGCATAACCATTGATATTGCCAACAAGCTTTTCTCCTGCGGCATCGATGTAATAACAATGGGAGATCATGTCTGGAAGAGAAAAGAAATTTATGAATGGATGAAATCTGAACAGAGAATTATCAGGCCGGCAAATTATTCTCCCCTGGCGCACGGTAGAGGATATGTAGCACTTACCATAGCCGGAGGTCTTATTATCGGTGTTATCAATCTCCTGGGACGGGTCTTTATGAAACCCATAGACTGTCCATTCAGGGCAGCCGACAAAGCGCTGGAGGCACTGTCAAAGATAACAAAGATAATAATTGTTGATATGCATGCAGAAGCTACTTCGGAAAAAGTAGCTATGGGGTGGTATCTGGATGGAAGGGTGAGTGCAGTAGTAGGCACGCATACTCATGTACAGACCGCGGATGAACGGGTTTTTCCCGGCGGAACAGGCTACATCACCGATTTAGGTATGACAGGCCCTCACGAATCAGTCATCGGAAGGCGTGTTGATAATGTGTTACAATCGATTGTTACTCAAGTTCCTGTTCGTTATGATATTGCTGATAAAGGTGTCCGGATTGAAGGGGCTCTCCTTACTATTGACAGTGCCTCCGGCAGAACTGAAAAGATAAAGAGGGTGAAGATTTGTGAGGACCCTCAGTGA
- the xseA gene encoding exodeoxyribonuclease VII large subunit has protein sequence MSFTRTSNSVTDAALTKVHGRFAAEHETGKLFTVSEITGKIRKSLEYEFPYIGIVGEISNVRIPSSGHVYLTLKDKGAQLQAVIFRNSAGKIKFTLKDGMEIISYGSLTVYEPRGQYQLIIDNLEPKGVGALQLAFQQLKEKLEKEGLFDPSHKKPIPFIPKKIGIITSPTGAAIKDILNIIDRRFPKVEILIYPVKVQGEGAAEEISAAIAEMDTLPDIDVMIVGRGGGSLEDLWAFNEEIVARSIFNATIPVISAVGHEIDITISDLVADRRALTPSEAGELVVPRQDLLIDLIEKCKIRLCKALTNRVKISRDNLSRVLNSYAIKHPFVRFQRLQQRLDDLVQRLNLLSSHAVDSEWKKLSGISGKLESLNPLHVLKRGYTITTSVENSQPVTEISVLRKGDRIETKFLKGSVVSEILSLKMTDG, from the coding sequence ATGAGTTTTACAAGAACATCAAACAGCGTCACCGATGCCGCATTAACGAAAGTTCATGGCCGATTTGCCGCTGAGCATGAAACCGGGAAATTATTTACGGTCTCTGAAATTACGGGAAAAATAAGGAAATCTCTTGAATACGAATTTCCGTATATCGGCATTGTGGGAGAGATATCCAACGTTCGGATACCAAGTTCAGGCCATGTATATTTAACGCTCAAAGACAAGGGTGCTCAACTGCAGGCGGTCATCTTTCGAAACAGTGCAGGTAAGATAAAGTTTACGCTGAAAGATGGAATGGAAATAATCTCCTATGGTTCTCTTACCGTATACGAACCGCGAGGACAGTATCAGTTAATCATTGACAATTTAGAGCCTAAAGGTGTTGGAGCTTTACAGCTCGCATTTCAGCAACTGAAGGAAAAGCTGGAAAAGGAAGGCCTCTTCGACCCTTCTCATAAGAAACCAATACCCTTTATACCGAAAAAAATAGGTATCATAACGTCACCTACCGGTGCTGCAATCAAGGATATCTTGAATATCATAGATCGACGTTTTCCAAAGGTAGAGATATTGATTTATCCTGTTAAGGTGCAAGGTGAAGGCGCAGCAGAGGAAATTTCTGCTGCAATTGCAGAAATGGACACCCTGCCGGATATAGACGTCATGATAGTAGGAAGAGGGGGCGGCAGCCTTGAAGATCTCTGGGCCTTTAACGAAGAAATTGTTGCAAGGAGTATTTTCAACGCTACAATACCTGTAATTTCAGCGGTTGGACACGAGATTGATATCACGATTTCAGATCTTGTTGCCGACAGGAGGGCGCTTACACCTTCTGAGGCGGGTGAACTGGTTGTTCCCAGGCAGGATTTACTCATCGATTTAATAGAAAAATGTAAGATAAGGCTTTGTAAAGCCCTGACAAACAGGGTAAAGATTTCAAGAGACAATCTTTCCAGAGTTCTCAATAGTTATGCGATCAAGCATCCATTTGTGAGGTTTCAGAGGTTGCAGCAGAGACTTGATGATCTTGTACAGAGGCTCAACCTGCTTAGCTCGCATGCAGTAGACTCTGAGTGGAAAAAGCTTTCGGGTATTTCGGGTAAATTAGAAAGTTTGAACCCTTTACATGTTCTTAAAAGGGGCTATACTATTACAACCAGTGTAGAAAACAGTCAGCCGGTCACAGAAATAAGCGTCTTAAGAAAAGGGGACAGGATTGAGACGAAATTTTTGAAGGGGAGTGTTGTTTCGGAGATCCTCTCTCTTAAAATGACTGATGGATAA
- the xseB gene encoding exodeoxyribonuclease VII small subunit — translation MVKKPDFETLLKELEGIVEEIERGDLTLDQTLAKYESGIKIYTQCHKMLENTEKKINIVLKKTSGETCVEEYTLEKTHGGDQNRSESTD, via the coding sequence ATGGTGAAGAAACCGGATTTTGAAACATTACTAAAAGAACTTGAAGGAATAGTAGAAGAGATCGAAAGAGGAGATCTGACTCTCGATCAAACACTTGCAAAATATGAAAGTGGCATTAAGATATATACACAATGTCATAAGATGCTGGAGAATACCGAAAAAAAGATTAATATAGTATTAAAAAAAACATCAGGTGAAACCTGTGTTGAAGAGTATACCCTGGAGAAGACACATGGGGGAGACCAGAACAGATCAGAAAGTACCGATTAG
- the dxs gene encoding 1-deoxy-D-xylulose-5-phosphate synthase yields the protein MTSELLKKINSPQDLQKLKIEELPALAKEIREFIVDIVSRTPGHLASNLGVVELTIALHYTFEFLTDKLIWDVGHQCYVHKLLTGRRDAFPTLRQYKGLSGFPSKKESKYDPFICGHGGHAISTALGLSCADKINGVNRKIVAVVGDASIGEGMSFEALNHAGDLKRNLIVVLNDNEMGISSTVGAFSKYLNKIRTTPLFSDFKKEVHHLLKSFPIVGKRMDHTLEHITEILKREISPGQIFVDLGFNYFGPIDGHDIKELIEILNDIKSLNGPLLLHVITAKGKGFEPASSNPARYHSAGKFQMCNGKVVEPPKDPKKISYTKVFSQALIDLAGSNEKIVAITAAMPEGTGLDAFGKVFPERYFDVGMCEQHAIGLASGLIAAGLKPVAAIYSTFLQRAYDQVFHDVCVQGHSMVLALDRAGIVGSDGPTHNGVFDIAYLRHLPGMVLMAPKNGSEFKAMLEKAVTLDSPVAIRYPKDDIPDEVPGTICDNIEIGKGEIVREGHDGAIIAYGAMVQTSLECADMLAERGIEITVVNARFAKPLDETLILKTVSSNQIVLTVEDHSLVDGFGSAVLELINDKGEDTSNIHRLGIPDRFMEHGSRDTILKSVGIDVEGICARFLSCWNNLEPSNFNNKVDCNQTLV from the coding sequence TTGACAAGTGAACTATTAAAAAAGATAAACAGTCCTCAAGATCTGCAGAAATTAAAAATTGAGGAATTGCCTGCTCTGGCAAAGGAAATACGGGAGTTTATTGTTGATATTGTTTCCCGAACGCCTGGCCATTTAGCATCTAACCTTGGAGTGGTTGAGCTTACGATAGCATTGCATTATACATTTGAGTTCCTGACAGATAAACTGATCTGGGATGTGGGCCATCAATGCTATGTACACAAACTCTTGACGGGGCGAAGGGACGCTTTCCCGACGTTAAGACAGTATAAGGGGTTAAGCGGATTTCCCAGTAAGAAGGAGAGTAAATACGATCCATTCATCTGCGGTCACGGTGGACATGCAATCTCAACTGCGCTTGGTCTATCCTGCGCTGATAAAATAAACGGTGTAAACAGGAAAATCGTGGCAGTTGTCGGAGATGCTTCCATAGGTGAAGGCATGTCGTTTGAGGCATTGAACCATGCAGGTGACTTGAAAAGAAACCTGATTGTGGTCCTCAATGATAACGAGATGGGAATTTCGAGCACAGTCGGCGCATTTTCAAAATATCTCAATAAGATTCGAACAACGCCGCTTTTTTCTGATTTCAAAAAGGAAGTCCACCATTTGCTGAAATCTTTCCCTATCGTTGGTAAACGAATGGACCACACACTGGAACACATTACTGAAATCCTGAAACGTGAGATTTCACCGGGACAGATTTTCGTAGACCTGGGATTTAACTATTTCGGACCGATCGACGGCCACGATATAAAAGAGCTGATAGAAATTTTAAACGATATCAAATCCCTGAACGGACCTCTGCTGCTTCACGTAATTACGGCAAAAGGGAAGGGATTTGAGCCTGCTTCGTCGAATCCGGCACGTTACCATAGCGCCGGGAAGTTCCAGATGTGTAACGGGAAAGTTGTTGAACCACCGAAAGATCCCAAAAAAATCAGTTATACAAAAGTTTTCAGTCAAGCGCTTATCGATCTGGCAGGTTCTAACGAAAAAATAGTAGCAATTACCGCGGCAATGCCGGAAGGAACCGGACTTGATGCATTCGGTAAGGTATTTCCAGAGAGGTATTTTGATGTGGGTATGTGCGAACAGCATGCTATCGGATTAGCAAGTGGATTAATTGCGGCTGGACTCAAACCGGTGGCTGCGATCTATTCAACATTTTTGCAGCGCGCATATGATCAGGTATTTCATGATGTTTGCGTCCAGGGACATAGTATGGTCCTGGCACTTGACAGGGCAGGAATTGTCGGGAGTGATGGACCTACGCACAATGGTGTTTTTGACATAGCGTACCTGAGGCACCTGCCGGGGATGGTTTTGATGGCCCCGAAAAACGGATCAGAATTTAAAGCCATGCTGGAAAAAGCGGTGACCCTTGATTCTCCCGTGGCTATCCGTTACCCAAAGGATGATATACCTGATGAGGTGCCCGGTACGATTTGTGATAACATCGAAATAGGAAAGGGTGAAATTGTAAGGGAAGGCCATGACGGCGCTATTATCGCATATGGTGCAATGGTGCAGACTTCCCTGGAGTGTGCGGATATGCTTGCCGAACGAGGCATTGAGATTACGGTTGTTAATGCGCGTTTTGCTAAGCCGTTAGACGAAACACTTATTTTAAAAACCGTGAGTTCGAACCAGATTGTCCTTACCGTAGAAGACCATTCACTGGTTGACGGATTTGGCTCCGCGGTCTTGGAACTGATAAATGATAAAGGTGAAGACACGAGTAATATTCATAGACTGGGTATTCCTGACCGATTTATGGAACATGGTTCCCGGGATACCATATTAAAATCTGTCGGTATAGATGTAGAAGGTATTTGTGCACGCTTTCTATCCTGTTGGAATAATCTTGAGCCTTCAAATTTCAATAATAAAGTGGATTGTAACCAGACTTTGGTATGA
- a CDS encoding NAD(+)/NADH kinase, translated as MKKILILGDRRKKRIRDTIAELEPLFRKRAALTITDLSEQGETEDLTADIAFVFGGDGAILAANRKLLGKQIPMIGVHMGKFGFLAELTPPAIDQSLEKIFSGKYVISERMLLSCQLLRSEKIIKKTIGLNDAVVSRTSFSRLISIKLYINGSEANTYSCDGLILSTPAGSTAHSLSAGGPILTPDLEAFLITPICPHTLTNRPLVVSSDSMIEMEQVSQSKGVGLTVDGQIYVDLMAGDKIIVEKARERLQFVNTQTRTFYEVLRGKLNWRGQPTYDVN; from the coding sequence ATGAAGAAAATTCTAATCTTGGGTGATAGAAGAAAAAAGAGGATACGTGATACAATTGCGGAGCTGGAACCTCTGTTTCGAAAGAGAGCTGCTCTCACGATAACTGATCTATCGGAACAGGGTGAAACTGAAGACCTAACTGCTGATATTGCATTTGTATTTGGTGGAGACGGCGCTATTTTAGCGGCGAACAGAAAGCTCCTGGGTAAACAAATCCCCATGATCGGGGTGCATATGGGGAAATTTGGTTTTCTGGCAGAGTTGACACCCCCGGCAATCGACCAATCTTTAGAAAAAATTTTTTCGGGAAAATATGTTATCTCTGAAAGGATGTTGTTATCATGCCAGCTTTTACGCTCAGAAAAGATCATAAAGAAGACTATCGGTCTAAATGATGCTGTCGTATCCCGGACATCTTTTTCAAGACTGATTTCTATTAAATTGTATATAAACGGAAGTGAAGCGAACACCTATAGCTGCGATGGCCTGATCCTTTCCACTCCAGCAGGTTCAACTGCACACTCTTTATCAGCTGGAGGCCCAATTCTTACACCAGACCTTGAAGCCTTTCTTATTACACCCATATGCCCTCATACCTTAACCAACCGACCGCTTGTTGTTTCCAGTGATTCCATGATTGAAATGGAACAGGTTTCTCAATCAAAAGGTGTTGGCCTGACCGTTGATGGACAGATTTATGTTGATCTTATGGCCGGAGATAAAATTATTGTAGAGAAAGCCAGGGAAAGATTACAGTTTGTAAATACCCAGACACGGACATTTTATGAAGTATTACGAGGAAAATTAAACTGGAGGGGGCAACCTACTTACGATGTCAACTAA
- a CDS encoding 3-methyl-2-oxobutanoate dehydrogenase subunit VorB, producing MSTNKNQKFLLTGNEASAEAAILAGCRYYYGYPITPQNEIMTHMSLRMPQVGGTFIQVESELAAIYMVYGSAAAGGRTMTSSSSPGISLKQEGISYLAGSELPCVIINMQRGGPGLGDISPAQSDYFQAVKGGGHGDYHTIVLAPSSVQEAADLVFDAFDLADCYRNPVMILGDAQLGQMMEPVVFEKKQKTDLSAKTWALTGARGRKRNIVKSFYPVKGELEEFNIKLQKKYREIEAEEVRYEEIDTENADIVIVAYGTSARICREVLKEARKKNMKIGMIRPVTLWPFPSVIIGRVAEKVQSILTVEMSAGQMVEDVRLSVNGKCPVHFYGRTGGGIPSPREILNKISELINIKEKITCATS from the coding sequence ATGTCAACTAACAAAAACCAGAAATTTCTTTTAACCGGTAACGAGGCTTCGGCCGAAGCCGCAATACTTGCGGGTTGCAGATATTATTATGGATACCCTATTACTCCTCAAAATGAGATTATGACTCATATGTCATTAAGGATGCCCCAGGTTGGAGGCACGTTTATCCAGGTTGAAAGTGAATTAGCGGCCATTTATATGGTCTATGGGAGCGCCGCTGCGGGAGGAAGAACCATGACCTCTTCATCGAGTCCAGGAATCAGTCTCAAGCAAGAGGGGATTTCTTACCTGGCGGGGAGTGAACTTCCGTGCGTAATCATCAATATGCAGCGAGGCGGTCCCGGCCTGGGAGACATCTCTCCTGCGCAGTCTGATTACTTTCAGGCGGTAAAAGGTGGGGGACACGGAGACTACCATACAATCGTTTTGGCTCCGAGCTCGGTTCAGGAAGCTGCCGATCTCGTTTTCGATGCATTTGATCTGGCAGATTGTTATAGAAATCCTGTAATGATTCTTGGTGACGCACAACTGGGACAGATGATGGAACCCGTTGTATTTGAAAAAAAGCAGAAAACAGATCTGTCTGCGAAGACCTGGGCACTGACCGGTGCCCGGGGGAGAAAAAGAAATATTGTTAAATCCTTTTATCCGGTTAAAGGAGAACTTGAAGAATTTAACATTAAATTGCAAAAAAAGTACCGGGAAATTGAGGCCGAGGAAGTTCGTTATGAAGAGATCGATACTGAAAATGCCGATATTGTTATTGTCGCTTATGGTACCTCTGCCAGAATTTGCAGGGAAGTACTCAAAGAAGCCAGAAAGAAAAACATGAAAATAGGCATGATACGTCCTGTAACCTTATGGCCGTTCCCGAGTGTTATCATAGGCAGAGTGGCTGAGAAAGTACAATCCATACTGACAGTTGAGATGAGCGCCGGTCAAATGGTTGAAGATGTTCGGCTGTCTGTTAATGGTAAATGCCCGGTGCATTTTTACGGCAGGACCGGTGGGGGGATCCCTTCTCCCAGAGAAATTCTTAATAAAATTTCTGAATTAATAAATATAAAAGAAAAAATTACTTGTGCCACTTCATAA
- a CDS encoding thiamine pyrophosphate-dependent enzyme, which yields MEAIYKKPETLIDTPTHYCPGCGHGIVQRLIAEIIDELDIREKTIGLAPVGCAVLAYNYLDIDMCEAAHGRPPAVATGIKRVHPDKIVFSYQGDGDLAAIGTAEIIHTANRGENITVIFVNNAVYGMTNGQMAPTTLLNQRTLTTPQGRDAGADGYPLRMCEILSIIDGTRFIARTSITSPKNINRTKKMIKKGFQTQIEKRGFSLIEVLSTCPVYWHMTPCESMKYIDEQMTRTFPLGIFKDWENENKDNN from the coding sequence ATGGAAGCAATCTATAAAAAACCAGAAACGCTTATCGATACACCCACACATTACTGCCCGGGATGCGGCCACGGCATAGTTCAAAGGCTAATTGCGGAAATTATTGATGAGCTGGATATAAGGGAGAAGACGATAGGACTGGCACCCGTGGGATGTGCTGTACTCGCATATAATTACCTTGATATTGATATGTGTGAGGCCGCACATGGCCGTCCACCAGCGGTTGCAACAGGAATAAAACGGGTACATCCTGACAAGATTGTCTTTTCTTACCAGGGAGATGGTGACTTGGCTGCAATTGGGACTGCAGAGATTATTCATACCGCGAACCGGGGTGAAAATATCACCGTGATATTTGTAAACAACGCAGTATATGGTATGACAAACGGGCAGATGGCACCAACTACCCTCCTTAACCAGAGGACACTCACTACACCTCAGGGACGTGATGCAGGTGCTGATGGATACCCCTTACGCATGTGCGAAATTCTCTCCATAATCGATGGTACCCGTTTTATCGCGAGGACTTCTATCACTTCACCAAAAAATATCAACAGGACAAAAAAAATGATAAAAAAGGGGTTTCAGACACAAATAGAAAAGAGAGGTTTTTCATTAATAGAGGTTCTTTCAACATGTCCGGTATACTGGCACATGACTCCGTGTGAGTCAATGAAGTACATAGATGAGCAGATGACCAGGACATTCCCTCTGGGTATCTTCAAGGATTGGGAAAACGAGAATAAGGATAACAATTAA
- a CDS encoding 2-oxoacid:acceptor oxidoreductase family protein, translating to MTEKVILAGLGGQGMMLLGRLIAQAVMLAEKNVTFFPSYGTEVRGGTAYYHLIVSHEEIFSPVIEEADTLIVMNLPSYLKFKGFLKPDSSLFLNSSMIDKVDAPESVNIYRIPATEIANDLGNVVASNMVMLGAYNAVKNLVSIPIFLSCLQNVLQGKKAPFFEVNKLAVERGMEFVNLSKSQVSAPSFIKAGS from the coding sequence ATGACAGAAAAAGTGATTCTAGCGGGTCTGGGCGGACAGGGGATGATGCTTCTTGGCAGATTGATTGCACAGGCAGTAATGCTTGCAGAGAAAAATGTAACCTTTTTCCCCTCCTATGGTACTGAAGTACGGGGTGGTACCGCCTATTATCATTTGATCGTTTCGCACGAGGAAATTTTTTCACCGGTCATAGAGGAGGCAGATACGCTTATTGTGATGAATCTGCCCTCTTATCTTAAATTTAAGGGTTTCCTCAAACCGGATAGCTCACTCTTTTTAAACTCATCCATGATTGACAAAGTAGACGCCCCTGAAAGTGTGAACATTTATAGAATTCCCGCTACGGAAATTGCAAATGATCTCGGTAATGTGGTAGCATCAAATATGGTTATGCTGGGTGCATATAATGCCGTTAAAAATCTGGTTTCTATACCAATTTTCCTCTCATGCCTCCAGAATGTTCTGCAGGGGAAAAAAGCCCCATTTTTTGAGGTGAACAAGCTGGCTGTAGAACGCGGAATGGAATTTGTCAACCTTTCGAAAAGCCAGGTCTCTGCACCATCATTCATCAAGGCAGGTTCATAG
- a CDS encoding anhydro-N-acetylmuramic acid kinase: protein MSGTSCDGIDACLIHIEGNCLTTKVDLIGFETYPYTDEIRKMLFKASQRERGSVDLICRLNFILGNLLADSVRRIAEKTSMPISEIDMVGSHGHTVYHFPASEETANMSERSTLQIGEPCVIAQETGITTIADFRTRDIAAGGEGAPLTPYADFILFGRDGVCRAVQNIGGIANVALLPGDCDINKVIAFDTGPGNMVIDRFAERVTNGRAKFDEHGAFASRGRPDQHFLDRLCAHPFLTRRPPKSTGREDFGIGFADNLYEEMKHEKMNDADAVATVTAFTAKSISDSYRNFIQPYYNVAEVVLSGGGVYNQTLMKFLSSYLTGMKIRKTDNFGIPADAKEALTFAMLANETLFGIPANVPSATGAKGKVVLGKIIPGS from the coding sequence ATGTCCGGCACATCATGTGACGGTATCGATGCATGCCTCATTCATATTGAGGGGAACTGCTTGACAACGAAGGTTGACCTTATAGGTTTTGAAACGTATCCATATACTGATGAAATAAGAAAAATGCTTTTTAAGGCATCTCAAAGAGAGAGAGGCTCGGTCGATCTGATCTGCCGGCTGAATTTTATCCTGGGTAACCTTCTTGCTGACAGCGTACGGCGAATTGCAGAAAAAACATCAATGCCAATTTCCGAGATAGATATGGTGGGCTCTCATGGGCACACTGTTTACCATTTTCCTGCATCAGAGGAGACCGCAAATATGAGTGAGAGGTCAACCCTGCAGATAGGTGAGCCTTGCGTGATTGCTCAGGAAACGGGAATAACCACCATTGCAGATTTCAGGACAAGGGACATTGCTGCCGGTGGAGAGGGTGCACCGCTGACACCGTACGCCGACTTTATCCTGTTTGGAAGGGATGGTGTGTGCCGTGCCGTCCAGAACATAGGAGGAATTGCAAATGTTGCCCTTCTGCCCGGTGACTGCGACATAAATAAAGTCATCGCCTTTGATACCGGGCCGGGCAATATGGTAATTGACCGATTTGCTGAAAGGGTAACAAACGGGAGAGCAAAATTTGACGAACACGGTGCCTTTGCATCAAGAGGCAGACCTGACCAGCACTTCCTCGACAGATTGTGCGCTCATCCGTTCCTCACCAGGCGGCCTCCAAAATCTACCGGGAGAGAGGATTTCGGAATCGGGTTTGCCGACAATTTATATGAAGAGATGAAGCACGAGAAGATGAATGATGCAGATGCGGTTGCGACGGTTACTGCTTTTACTGCGAAGTCTATTTCAGACAGCTACAGAAACTTCATACAGCCGTATTACAATGTGGCTGAGGTGGTCTTAAGCGGCGGCGGGGTTTATAACCAGACCTTAATGAAATTCCTGAGCAGCTATTTAACCGGTATGAAAATAAGGAAGACAGACAATTTCGGGATACCTGCGGATGCAAAGGAGGCCTTAACATTTGCCATGCTTGCCAACGAAACACTGTTCGGCATCCCTGCCAATGTCCCGTCTGCGACAGGTGCAAAAGGAAAAGTTGTTTTGGGAAAGATTATCCCCGGGAGTTAA
- a CDS encoding HD domain-containing protein, which produces MSQITTPAEALKLLSNLGAPPRLIAHLKLVGEAAEELIDLLKKLNLNLDYQFIKIGTALHDAGKTVHQSELSEKGNLHEPEGEKLLLENNIPPSLARVCQSHARYNEMECTLEELVIALSDKLWKGERVESLEQIIIEKIANKSGADKWDIYIKLDSCFENIARKGDDRLRRQLES; this is translated from the coding sequence GTGAGCCAAATTACCACTCCTGCTGAAGCACTAAAACTTTTGAGCAACCTGGGTGCTCCTCCAAGACTTATAGCTCATTTGAAATTGGTTGGAGAAGCAGCTGAAGAATTGATAGATTTACTGAAAAAATTAAATTTAAACCTGGACTATCAATTTATTAAAATCGGTACAGCCCTTCATGATGCAGGGAAAACTGTTCATCAATCTGAATTAAGCGAAAAAGGTAATCTACATGAACCAGAGGGCGAGAAACTGTTGTTAGAGAACAATATTCCTCCTTCTCTTGCAAGAGTTTGCCAGTCGCATGCAAGGTATAATGAAATGGAGTGTACGCTTGAAGAACTGGTGATAGCCCTTTCCGATAAACTATGGAAAGGCGAAAGAGTGGAATCATTAGAACAGATAATAATTGAAAAAATTGCCAATAAATCAGGTGCCGATAAATGGGATATTTATATAAAACTTGACTCATGTTTTGAAAATATTGCACGTAAAGGCGATGATCGCTTAAGAAGGCAGCTTGAAAGTTAA